The following are from one region of the Yoonia sp. R2331 genome:
- a CDS encoding H-type lectin domain-containing protein, with amino-acid sequence MRKFASHTIGVDQGDAVLFSDFEDEGEMWTGHGARLKRLKVAFSESFDAAPAVTVALSMWDFGHDTNVRADVQAEKITPKGFEVVFRTWGDTRVARVRVAWQAIGAISDEEAWDI; translated from the coding sequence ATGCGTAAATTTGCCAGTCACACTATTGGCGTCGATCAGGGCGACGCAGTGTTATTTTCCGACTTTGAAGACGAAGGTGAAATGTGGACCGGTCACGGTGCGCGGTTGAAGCGCCTGAAGGTCGCGTTCTCTGAAAGTTTTGATGCGGCCCCAGCGGTCACGGTGGCGCTGAGCATGTGGGATTTTGGTCATGATACCAACGTGCGCGCGGATGTTCAGGCCGAGAAGATCACGCCGAAAGGATTCGAGGTTGTCTTTCGGACCTGGGGCGACACGCGGGTGGCGCGCGTGAGGGTCGCTTGGCAAGCTATCGGCGCAATCAGCGATGAAGAGGCCTGGGACATCTAG